In Bacillus methanolicus, the following proteins share a genomic window:
- a CDS encoding HPr family phosphocarrier protein → MVEKQVKVMLRTGLQARPAALFVQKANRFSSDIYLEKDGKKVNAKSIMGLMSLAVTSGSVVTLIVDGNDEQEAIKELANYIQQEE, encoded by the coding sequence ATGGTGGAGAAACAGGTGAAAGTCATGTTGAGAACGGGCTTACAAGCACGCCCGGCAGCGTTGTTTGTTCAAAAAGCAAATCGTTTTTCATCAGACATATATTTGGAGAAAGACGGGAAAAAGGTGAATGCAAAAAGCATCATGGGGCTGATGAGCCTCGCGGTAACTAGCGGATCTGTTGTTACTCTCATTGTAGATGGCAATGACGAACAGGAGGCCATTAAAGAGCTGGCCAACTATATTCAGCAAGAAGAATGA
- a CDS encoding sugar-binding transcriptional regulator, with product MDSLLDIQKRLLPDLLNVMQKRYHILHYINLMQPVGRRSLAISLGMTERVLRSEVEFLKDQNLISVTGVGMSLTADGKNLLEKLESIMRGVIGIDKLEKQLQQQLKIRKVVIVSGDSDQSPWVKTELGRACANCMRKLLEGKNIIAVTGGTTMATVADMLTPDFGEKDILFVPARGGIGEDVKNQANTICAKMAENTGTRHRVLYVPDQVSEEMYISIMKDPLINEVLGLIKSANMVVHGIGDAITMAERRKTSEQDLQLIKQRKAVGEAFGYYFNEAGEVVHKVSTIGLQLADLSTIDNVIAVAGGASKAKAIRAYMKQAPSSTILITDEGVAKQLVKELNL from the coding sequence ATGGACTCTTTACTTGATATTCAAAAAAGATTATTGCCTGATCTTCTCAATGTTATGCAAAAACGATACCATATCCTGCATTATATAAATTTGATGCAGCCTGTCGGCAGGAGAAGCCTGGCAATAAGCCTTGGGATGACAGAACGAGTTTTGCGCTCAGAAGTTGAGTTTCTGAAAGACCAAAACTTAATTTCCGTAACCGGTGTTGGAATGAGTTTGACCGCTGATGGAAAAAATCTTCTTGAGAAACTTGAAAGCATCATGAGAGGGGTAATAGGTATTGACAAACTTGAGAAACAGTTGCAACAACAGTTAAAGATCCGAAAAGTAGTGATCGTTTCTGGTGACAGCGATCAATCGCCATGGGTCAAAACCGAGCTTGGCCGGGCATGTGCGAATTGCATGAGAAAATTGCTTGAAGGCAAGAATATCATCGCAGTAACCGGAGGAACAACCATGGCGACAGTTGCTGACATGCTGACGCCTGATTTTGGTGAAAAAGACATTTTGTTTGTGCCTGCCCGCGGTGGAATTGGCGAAGATGTAAAAAACCAAGCCAACACCATTTGCGCAAAAATGGCAGAGAATACAGGCACAAGGCACCGTGTTTTATACGTCCCTGATCAAGTTAGCGAAGAAATGTACATTTCTATTATGAAAGATCCTTTAATTAATGAAGTGCTCGGTTTGATAAAATCAGCCAACATGGTAGTGCATGGAATTGGAGACGCCATTACAATGGCGGAACGCCGCAAAACGAGTGAACAAGATTTACAATTAATTAAACAGCGGAAAGCGGTGGGAGAGGCTTTCGGCTATTATTTTAATGAAGCCGGAGAGGTTGTCCATAAAGTATCAACGATTGGATTGCAGCTGGCTGATTTATCGACTATTGATAATGTCATTGCAGTTGCAGGCGGAGCTTCAAAGGCTAAAGCAATTCGTGCTTACATGAAACAAGCGCCGTCATCGACGATTTTAATTACCGATGAAGGGGTCGCAAAACAGTTGGTAAAAGAGTTAAACCTTTAA
- the clpP gene encoding ATP-dependent Clp endopeptidase proteolytic subunit ClpP, whose translation MNLIPTVIEQTNRGERAYDIYSRLLKDRIIMLGTPIDDYVANSIVAQLLFLEAENPEKDISIYINSPGGSITAGMAIYDTMQFIKPDVQTICIGMAASMGAFLLAAGTKGKRYALPNSEVMIHQPLGGAQGQATEIEIAAKRILFLRDKLNKILSERTGQPVEVIAKDTDRDNFMTAQQALEYGLVDHIISRNSLEDNSKK comes from the coding sequence ATGAATTTAATTCCTACAGTTATTGAGCAAACTAACAGGGGAGAGCGTGCATACGACATTTACTCCCGCCTTCTAAAAGACCGTATTATTATGCTTGGAACCCCAATTGATGATTATGTAGCAAACTCAATTGTTGCCCAGCTGTTGTTCCTTGAAGCTGAAAACCCTGAAAAAGATATTTCCATCTATATCAACAGCCCCGGCGGAAGCATTACTGCAGGTATGGCCATCTACGATACAATGCAATTTATTAAACCGGACGTGCAAACGATTTGTATCGGAATGGCTGCTTCTATGGGTGCATTCTTATTGGCAGCAGGTACGAAAGGAAAGCGTTATGCATTGCCAAACAGTGAAGTTATGATCCATCAGCCTCTTGGCGGTGCCCAAGGTCAGGCAACAGAAATTGAAATCGCCGCAAAACGGATCTTGTTCCTTCGTGACAAGTTAAATAAAATTCTTTCAGAACGTACCGGACAACCGGTTGAAGTCATCGCAAAAGATACTGACCGCGATAACTTCATGACTGCCCAACAGGCGCTTGAATATGGATTAGTCGACCACATCATTTCAAGAAATTCTCTTGAAGATAATAGCAAAAAATAA
- a CDS encoding glutaredoxin family protein, producing the protein MQKIVFYTRKKCPLCDKAKRVLQEIQNEYPFELEEVDIDESDALTEKYGLMIPVVEIAGEAVQYGHVDKMFIFNRLQEKTSD; encoded by the coding sequence GTGCAAAAAATTGTCTTTTATACGAGAAAAAAATGTCCGTTATGTGATAAAGCAAAACGTGTTTTGCAGGAAATTCAAAATGAGTATCCGTTCGAACTTGAGGAAGTCGATATCGACGAAAGCGATGCGCTGACTGAAAAATACGGCCTTATGATCCCTGTTGTTGAAATTGCCGGAGAAGCAGTTCAATATGGTCATGTTGATAAAATGTTCATATTTAACCGTTTACAAGAAAAAACATCAGATTAA
- the rpoN gene encoding RNA polymerase factor sigma-54 gives MDIKAGLWQQQTMKLALTQELTQAIALLQYSAHELSAFLESKEMENPLLQIEDNNIRAIDPQVDRWKPKGKKIDKDEKNWIEQIGEKVVALDEYLLSQLNMKEVTPGQKKVISYLIQCIDENGYLIADLEEVSAHFQISSAEVQLCVNLLQDLEPDGIGAGSLRECLLIQLRKKEQKDLLAEKIVDEYFLLFADKKWKDLAKKLEVDIKEIQRVFDCLQSLNPRPGAIFHHEKPAYIIPDVIIDREGNNLAVKVFDDAVPKVRFNETYYKQLVTYKNPEVSRFLQEKQQDYHWLIKSLEQRKETLLKVGLKIAEKQQDFFHKGPQFLKPMTMKELSDELGIHESTVSRAVRGKFAQTPYGMLELKSFFTSTIQTVSNESASSSQVKSMISRYIAEENKQNPLSDQEIAQILEDREGIIVSRRTVAKYRDRLGIPSSSKRKRYE, from the coding sequence ATGGATATAAAAGCCGGGCTTTGGCAGCAGCAAACGATGAAATTGGCATTGACGCAAGAGCTTACACAAGCTATTGCGCTATTACAATATTCTGCCCATGAACTTTCGGCTTTTCTTGAATCTAAAGAAATGGAAAATCCCCTTTTGCAAATAGAAGACAACAACATTAGAGCGATAGATCCCCAGGTTGACCGGTGGAAACCGAAAGGGAAAAAAATCGACAAAGACGAAAAAAACTGGATAGAGCAAATAGGGGAAAAAGTTGTGGCGCTTGATGAATATTTGCTTTCACAGTTAAACATGAAAGAAGTGACTCCAGGTCAGAAAAAGGTCATCAGCTATCTTATTCAATGCATTGATGAAAACGGTTACTTAATAGCGGATTTGGAAGAAGTATCGGCACACTTTCAAATTTCTTCCGCAGAAGTGCAATTATGTGTTAATCTATTACAAGATCTAGAGCCTGACGGAATCGGTGCCGGATCATTAAGAGAATGCCTTCTCATTCAACTTAGAAAGAAAGAACAAAAAGATCTGTTAGCTGAAAAAATTGTAGATGAATATTTTCTTTTGTTTGCGGACAAGAAATGGAAGGATTTAGCAAAGAAACTTGAAGTCGATATAAAAGAAATTCAAAGAGTGTTTGATTGCTTGCAATCGTTAAATCCGAGACCAGGTGCGATCTTCCATCATGAAAAGCCGGCTTATATAATTCCGGATGTAATTATTGACAGGGAAGGGAATAATCTTGCCGTTAAGGTTTTCGATGATGCCGTCCCAAAAGTCCGTTTTAATGAAACGTATTATAAACAATTGGTTACCTATAAGAACCCCGAAGTGAGCCGTTTTCTTCAGGAGAAGCAGCAGGATTATCACTGGCTTATAAAAAGCCTTGAACAAAGAAAAGAAACTCTCTTAAAGGTAGGCTTAAAAATTGCAGAAAAGCAGCAGGATTTTTTTCATAAAGGGCCACAGTTTTTAAAACCGATGACAATGAAGGAGCTTTCTGATGAGCTTGGTATACATGAATCAACGGTAAGCAGGGCTGTGCGCGGAAAATTTGCCCAAACACCATACGGAATGTTAGAATTAAAATCGTTTTTTACGAGTACGATACAAACTGTTTCAAATGAAAGTGCATCGTCGAGCCAAGTGAAGAGCATGATTTCACGATATATTGCCGAAGAAAATAAACAAAACCCCCTTTCGGACCAGGAAATCGCTCAAATATTGGAAGATCGGGAAGGGATTATCGTTTCCCGGCGCACAGTTGCAAAGTATCGAGACCGGCTCGGAATTCCTTCTTCATCCAAAAGGAAAAGGTATGAATAG